Within the Bacteroidales bacterium genome, the region TCCGCATCGGTGAAACCTACGGGAATCTGCTGGCACAGATCAACATTTGGGAAAACCAGTATGCATTGAAGGCTCCGTTCAGAGGTATGGTCACCTTTACCCAGTACTGGACCGAGAATCAAAATGTGAATCAAGGCGATAAGGTCATGGCCATCATACCGGTGAAGGAAAGCCAGATGATCGGAAAACTCAGACTGGGCTCCCGGGGTGCAGGGAAGGTAAAAGTGGGGCAGGATGTCAATGTTAAATTTCAGAACTTTCCCTTCATGGAATTCGGAATGGTCAAAGGGATCGTTAACAAGATCTCCACCATCCCTTCGGAGGATGAGTTTTATCTGGTGGAGATCCTTTTCCCGGAAGGCCTCAGAACGAATTACGGCATTGACCTTGAATTCAATCAGAAGATGACCGGTCAGGCGGAAATCATTACCGATGATATCCCTTTGCTCATCCGTATCATTCGGCCTGTCAGGTCATTGTTCAAGAACCGTTCTTTTCATTCTTTTCCAGAAAACCAGTAAACCGAGATGACTGACCTGCCAGCCCTTAACTTTCCAGCCTATTCGTTCCAGATCAGGGAACAGGATGGCCATTGGGTCATTTTCGACAGAATCCGCAGGCGATACGTGCATCTTTCTCCGGAAGAATGGGTCAGGCAGCACATGATCCATTACCTGATCAACCAGAAACACGTGCCGGAAACCCTGGTGGCTGTGGAAAAGGTCCTCCGCGTCTACAAACTGAAGAAGCGTCTGGATAT harbors:
- a CDS encoding type I restriction enzyme HsdR N-terminal domain-containing protein, producing the protein MTDLPALNFPAYSFQIREQDGHWVIFDRIRRRYVHLSPEEWVRQHMIHYLINQKHVPETLVAVEKVLRVYKLKKRLDIAVFSSSGLPLLLVECKAPAVMLSQTVFDQIARYNLSLHVRYLLVTNGLVHYCCQMDAVSRSWYFLAEIPDYQQMK